One genomic segment of Oncorhynchus mykiss isolate Arlee chromosome 10, USDA_OmykA_1.1, whole genome shotgun sequence includes these proteins:
- the LOC110533798 gene encoding ras-related protein Rab-4B, whose protein sequence is MEMTETYDFLFKFLVIGSAGSGKSCLLHQFIENKFKQDSSHTIGVEFGSRVVMVAGKTVKLQIWDTAGQERFRSVTRSYYRGAAGALLVYDITSRETYNSLTNWLTDARTLASPNIVIILCGNKKDLEADREVTFLEASRFAQENEVMFLETSALTGENVEEAFLKCGRTIINKIESGELDPERMGSGIQYGDTTVRQLRQSPQAGSEQGRDQCNC, encoded by the exons ATGGAAATGACAGAAACATATG ATTTCCTTTTTAAATTCTTGGTGATTGGAAGTGCGGGATCAGGGAAATCCTGTCTTCTCCATCAATTTATAGAAAACAAGT TCAAGCAGGACTCCAGCCACACCATCGGGGTGGAGTTTGGCTCCCGGGTGGTAATGGTTGCTGGCAAGACAGTCAAGTTGCAGATCTGGGACACAGCTGGACAGGAGCGATTCCG ATCAGTGACTCGCAGTTATTACAGAGGGGCAGCAGGGGCTCTCCTGGTTTATGACATCACCAG TCGGGAAACGTACAATTCCCTGACCAACTGGTTGACAGACGCTCGGACACTGGCCAGTCCAAACATCGTCATTATCCTCTGTGGGAACAAGAAGGACCTAGAAGCTGACAGAGAGGTCACTTTCCTTGAGGCATCCCGTTTTGCCCAGGAGAATG AAGTGATGTTCCTGGAGACGAGCGCCCTCACCGGAGAAAACGTGGAGGAGGCCTTCCTCAAATGTGGTCGCACCATCATCAACAAGATAGAGTCAG gtgagttagacccAGAGCGAATGGGCTCAGGGATCCAGTATGGTGACACGACGGTGAGGCAGCTTCGCCAGTCGCCACAggctggctcagaacagggcagagaTCAGTGCAACTGTTAA
- the rtn2b gene encoding reticulon-2b → MATKVVDLIYWRDVGKTGLVFTGLVIGLASLFQLSAITVLSYLCMAIMCLTFPLRLYYKLLELIRKNPEGVHPFQSYIGDDSSLTDEETVLVVEEVVLMIAFAVTEIKRLLFIGSIMDSIKFVLLLCVLVYVGITTNGLTLVIVGVICVFSLPLFYKQMQGRMKRIGKVVNGLLRKIKSLFKRLCSTLRSSTAAKPAPTTTLTPVPALAPKHKQKSK, encoded by the exons tagTGGATCTGATCTACTGGCGGGATGTGGGGAAGACGGGGCTGGTGTTCACAGGGCTGGTGATAGGCCTGGCCAGCCTGTTCCAGCTCAGTGCCATCACCGTGCTGTCCTACCTGTGTATGGCCATCATGTGTCTCACCTTCCCCCTACGCCTCTACTACAAACTCCTAGAGCTGATACGTAAGAACCCTGAAGGAGTGCACCCCTTCCA GTCTTATATAGGAGACGACAGCTCTCTGACAGATGAGGAGACggtgttggtggtggaggaagTGGTGCTGATGATTGCCTTCGCCGTCACAGAGATCAAACGCCTGCTCTTCATCGGCAGCATCATGGACTCCATCAAG TTTGTGTTGCTGCTGTGCGTGTTGGTCTATGTGGGCATCACGACCAACGGACTGACCCTGGTGATAGTTG GTGTCATCTgtgttttctctcttcctctattctaCAAACAAATGCAG GGTCGGATGAAGAGGATTGGCAAAGTGGTCAACGGCctcctgaggaaaatcaaaagcTT GTTTAAGAGGTTGTGCAGTACACTGAGATCCTCTACTGCGGCTAAACCTGCTCCAACCACTACCCTGACCCCGGTGCCAGCCCTGGCCCCAAAACACAAACAAAAGTCAAAGTGA